The following coding sequences lie in one Nerophis lumbriciformis linkage group LG02, RoL_Nlum_v2.1, whole genome shotgun sequence genomic window:
- the cutc gene encoding copper homeostasis protein cutC homolog: protein MAEGFLMEVCVDSVESAVNAERGGAGRLELCCSLMEGGLTPSVGLVQVVKRYVKIPVYVMIRPRGGDFLYSDQEVEVMRKDMEEMKNHGADGFVLGALTEDGRVDAELCMEFLAAARPMPVTFHRAFDMVHDAAVALETLVSLGFQRVLTSGCDNSALEGLPLIKRLVDQAKGRITIMPGGGITERNLQRILEGSGAQEFHCSARSSRDSAMKFRNSSVTMGASLSAPEYSLKVADVSKVRTFNAIARNTL from the exons GTGCAGGTCGACTTGAGCTGTGTTGCAGTCTCATGGAAGGAGGGCTCACTCCCAGTGTTG GCCTAGTGCAGGTTGTAAAAAGGTATGTGAAAATCCCAGTCTATGTGATGATCCGGCCTCGTGGGGGCGACTTCCTTTACTCGGACCAGGAAGTGGAGGTGATGAGGAAAGACATGGAGGAGATGAAGAACCATGGAGCGGATGGATTTGTGCTGGGAGCCCTGACAGAGGATGGGAGGGTGGATGCAGAGCTGTGCATGGAGTTTCTAG CTGCTGCTCGGCCCatgcctgtgaccttccatcGAG CTTTTGACATGGTCCATGATGCAGCGGTTGCCCTGGAAACGCTGGTGTCGTTAGGTTTCCAGCGTGTGTTGACAAGTGGCTGTGACAACTCTGCACTGGAAGGACTCCCGCTCATTAAACGCCTTGTAGATCAA GCTAAAGGTAGAATTACCATCATGCCAG GTGGTGGGATCACAGAGAGAAACCTGCAAAGAATTTTAGAAGGATCGGGAGCTCAAGAGTTTCACTGCTCTGCTCGCTCCAGCAGAGATTCTGCCATGAAGTTCAG GAACAGCAGCGTGACAATGGGAGCTTCTCTGTCAGCACCTGAGTACAGCCTGAAGGTGGCAGATGTGAGCAAAGTGCGCACATTTAACGCCATAGCCAGAAATACCCTATGA